One genomic segment of Arthrobacter sp. JZ12 includes these proteins:
- a CDS encoding RNA methyltransferase, which produces MPLVRLSDASDSRVGDYTNLTDTQLRRRREPAEGLYIAESTKVLRRAIDAGHTPRSFFLADKWLPDLQDILDRFPDVPAFLGSEQVLEEITGFHLHRGALAAMNRPAPLALADVLADARRIAVLEDMVDHTNLGAVFRSAAALGVDAVLITPRCADPLYRRAIRVSMGTVFQVPWVRLESWPESIEILQGAGFVVAALALSADSIELQELSSRSVERLALVLGTEGDGLAKETLERADVTVRIPMNPVVDSLNVAAAGAVAFWECRPSVD; this is translated from the coding sequence ATGCCGCTGGTGCGCCTCTCGGACGCGTCAGACAGCAGGGTGGGCGATTACACGAACCTCACCGACACCCAGCTCCGACGACGGCGCGAACCGGCTGAGGGCCTGTACATCGCCGAGAGCACCAAGGTGCTGCGCCGGGCAATCGACGCCGGACACACTCCCCGGTCCTTCTTCCTTGCCGACAAGTGGCTGCCTGACCTCCAGGACATACTCGACCGGTTCCCCGACGTGCCGGCCTTCCTGGGATCGGAACAGGTGCTGGAGGAGATAACCGGCTTCCACCTTCACAGGGGAGCGCTGGCCGCCATGAACCGGCCGGCCCCGCTTGCCCTCGCGGACGTGCTGGCCGACGCGCGCAGGATCGCAGTCCTCGAGGACATGGTCGATCACACCAACCTCGGCGCGGTGTTCCGCTCCGCCGCAGCGCTCGGCGTGGACGCGGTGCTCATTACTCCCCGGTGTGCAGACCCGCTCTACCGCAGGGCTATCCGCGTGAGCATGGGGACGGTATTCCAAGTTCCCTGGGTACGGCTCGAGTCGTGGCCGGAGTCGATCGAGATTTTGCAGGGTGCGGGTTTCGTCGTTGCGGCACTTGCCCTGTCAGCCGACTCCATCGAACTGCAGGAGCTGTCCAGCCGCTCGGTCGAGCGGCTGGCGCTTGTGCTCGGAACGGAGGGAGACGGTTTGGCCAAGGAGACGCTGGAGCGAGCCGACGTGACCGTCCGGATTCCCATGAATCCCGTTGTCGACTCCCTCAACGTTGCGGCTGCGGGGGCTGTCGCCTTTTGGGAGTGCCGTCCAAGCGTGGACTGA
- a CDS encoding ABC transporter ATP-binding protein, producing MSDVLELSGVSLVRGGKALLDGVDWQVKEGERWVVMGPNGAGKTTLLQIAGARIHPTRGVAGILDEVLGAVDVFELRPRIGLASAALASQIPAHETVLNVVVTASYGVTGRWREQYEKVDERRAFRLLDKWGVSMLMNRTFATLSEGERKRVQIARALMTDPELLLLDEPAAGLDLAGREDLVARLSELAADEESPAMVLVTHHLEEVPPGFTHAMLMRDGGVVAAGPIEDVLTAEHLSTAFDLPLEVTRRDGRYSAVARS from the coding sequence ATGAGTGATGTTCTGGAACTGTCCGGGGTGAGCCTTGTCCGCGGTGGAAAAGCTCTGCTGGACGGGGTCGACTGGCAGGTCAAAGAGGGCGAACGCTGGGTGGTCATGGGCCCCAACGGTGCGGGTAAAACGACCCTCCTTCAGATTGCCGGCGCGCGGATCCATCCGACCCGGGGCGTGGCGGGAATCCTCGACGAGGTTCTGGGCGCGGTTGACGTCTTTGAGCTGCGGCCGCGGATCGGTCTTGCGTCAGCGGCCCTGGCGTCCCAGATCCCGGCACACGAAACCGTACTCAACGTAGTCGTAACCGCCTCTTACGGCGTGACCGGACGGTGGCGTGAGCAGTATGAGAAGGTCGATGAGCGCCGGGCCTTCCGCCTTCTCGACAAGTGGGGCGTCTCCATGCTGATGAACCGCACCTTCGCAACCCTCAGCGAGGGCGAGCGGAAGCGCGTCCAGATCGCCCGTGCCTTGATGACCGACCCTGAACTGCTGCTGCTCGACGAGCCCGCCGCAGGGCTGGACCTTGCCGGCCGCGAGGACCTGGTGGCTCGTCTTAGCGAGCTGGCAGCTGACGAGGAGTCGCCCGCTATGGTCCTGGTGACCCACCACCTGGAGGAGGTTCCGCCGGGATTCACCCATGCCATGCTAATGCGCGACGGCGGTGTGGTGGCGGCAGGGCCGATCGAGGATGTGCTGACGGCCGAACACCTGAGCACTGCCTTCGACCTCCCGCTTGAGGTGACCCGTCGCGACGGCAGGTACAGCGCCGTCGCACGCTCCTAG
- the fabG gene encoding 3-oxoacyl-ACP reductase FabG, protein MQEQKTAATPTQKEGRSVLVTGGNRGIGLAIAQSFLANGDRVAITYRSGEVPEGMLGVRADVTDADQIDAAFKEVEEAHGAVEVLVANAGITRDTLLLRMSEDDFTDVIDTNLTGSFRVIKRASRGMLRLRRGRIVLISSVSGLYGAPGQINYSASKAGLVGIARSFTRELGSRGITCNVVAPGFINTDMTAALPEETQQNYLTSIPAGRFAEASEVADVVRWVASDEAAYISGAVIPVDGGLGMGH, encoded by the coding sequence GTGCAGGAACAGAAGACCGCTGCAACACCCACCCAGAAGGAGGGCCGCAGCGTCCTGGTAACCGGCGGCAACCGCGGGATCGGCCTTGCGATTGCCCAGTCCTTCCTTGCGAACGGAGACCGGGTTGCGATCACCTACCGCAGCGGTGAGGTACCGGAGGGAATGCTTGGCGTCCGTGCCGATGTCACCGACGCTGACCAGATCGATGCGGCGTTCAAGGAGGTTGAGGAAGCCCACGGCGCCGTTGAGGTACTGGTTGCCAATGCCGGCATCACCCGGGACACCCTGCTCCTAAGGATGAGCGAAGATGACTTCACCGACGTGATCGACACAAACCTCACCGGTTCGTTCCGCGTGATCAAACGGGCTTCGCGGGGAATGCTGCGCCTGCGCCGGGGAAGGATCGTGCTGATCTCCTCGGTGTCCGGCCTCTACGGCGCTCCCGGCCAAATCAATTACTCCGCTTCCAAAGCAGGCCTGGTCGGCATCGCGCGTTCCTTCACCCGGGAACTCGGTTCCCGCGGCATCACCTGCAATGTTGTTGCCCCAGGCTTCATCAACACGGACATGACGGCGGCGCTTCCCGAGGAGACGCAGCAGAACTACCTGACCTCCATCCCGGCCGGCCGCTTCGCCGAGGCATCCGAAGTGGCAGACGTGGTCCGCTGGGTCGCCAGCGACGAGGCGGCCTACATCTCCGGCGCCGTGATCCCGGTCGACGGCGGTCTCGGCATGGGCCACTGA
- a CDS encoding biotin/lipoate A/B protein ligase family protein: MAQGPAGEHHGEFKVPGGKLVVADFGVADGLIHGVSINGDFFLEPDEALDDINAALEGLPAGSTHGEIAEAVRRRLRPGAELFGFSADAVATAVRRALGRASTWADHSWEIIGPTPLSTGMHVAMDEVLTRRVGEGLRKPTLRFWEWESPSVVIGSFQSVRNEVDDEAVRRHGITVVRRISGGGAMFMEHGNAITYSLYFPQSLVDGMSFADSYPFLDDWVMEGLRKLGISAWYQPLNDIATDLGKIGGAAQKRLSNGGMLHHVTMSYDIDADKMLEVLRIGREKLSDKGIKSAKKRVDPLRRQTGLAREEIIRVLSDTFRERYGAVDGELSSLELAAARDLVDRKFGTEEWLHRVP; this comes from the coding sequence TTGGCGCAGGGGCCGGCAGGCGAGCACCATGGCGAGTTCAAGGTGCCCGGCGGGAAACTGGTGGTGGCAGATTTCGGCGTCGCGGACGGACTGATTCACGGCGTGTCCATCAACGGCGATTTCTTCCTTGAACCGGACGAGGCGCTGGATGACATCAACGCTGCCCTCGAGGGACTGCCGGCCGGAAGCACCCACGGTGAGATAGCCGAGGCGGTCCGACGCCGGTTGCGACCTGGAGCGGAGCTGTTCGGCTTCTCTGCCGACGCTGTTGCAACTGCGGTGCGCCGTGCTCTGGGCCGGGCATCCACCTGGGCTGACCACAGTTGGGAAATCATCGGACCGACGCCGCTGTCCACCGGCATGCACGTCGCCATGGACGAGGTCCTGACACGCCGCGTCGGGGAGGGCCTTCGCAAACCCACCCTGCGGTTCTGGGAGTGGGAGAGCCCATCGGTCGTAATCGGCAGTTTCCAGTCGGTACGGAATGAGGTTGATGACGAGGCCGTCCGCCGCCACGGCATCACCGTGGTACGCCGAATAAGCGGCGGCGGTGCCATGTTCATGGAGCACGGCAATGCCATCACCTACTCGCTCTACTTCCCACAGTCGCTCGTTGACGGGATGAGTTTCGCCGATTCCTACCCGTTCCTGGACGACTGGGTGATGGAGGGGCTGCGCAAGTTGGGAATCTCGGCCTGGTACCAGCCGCTCAACGACATTGCGACGGATCTCGGCAAGATCGGTGGAGCGGCCCAGAAGCGCCTCAGCAACGGCGGCATGCTGCATCACGTCACCATGTCCTACGACATCGACGCGGACAAGATGCTCGAAGTGCTCCGGATCGGCCGGGAGAAATTGTCGGACAAGGGAATTAAGAGCGCGAAGAAGCGTGTGGACCCGCTCCGGCGACAGACGGGGTTGGCGCGGGAGGAGATTATCCGCGTGCTCAGCGACACCTTCCGCGAACGCTATGGAGCTGTCGACGGCGAACTGAGCAGCTTGGAACTAGCCGCTGCACGGGACCTGGTGGACCGGAAGTTCGGCACGGAGGAATGGCTGCACAGGGTTCCGTAA
- a CDS encoding type B 50S ribosomal protein L31, with protein MKSDIHPKYSTVVFRDLASDKSFLTRSTVTSDKTVEWEDGNTYPLVEVEISSESHPFYTGKQRIMDSAGRVERFNQRFKGFGKK; from the coding sequence GTGAAGTCTGATATCCACCCCAAGTACTCGACGGTCGTCTTCCGCGACCTCGCCTCGGACAAGTCTTTCCTGACTCGCTCCACTGTCACCTCTGACAAGACGGTCGAATGGGAAGACGGCAACACCTACCCGCTGGTAGAGGTGGAAATCTCTTCGGAGTCACACCCGTTCTACACCGGTAAGCAGCGCATCATGGACTCCGCCGGCCGCGTCGAGCGCTTCAACCAGCGCTTCAAGGGCTTCGGAAAGAAGTAG
- a CDS encoding SURF1 family protein, producing the protein MVLAAACTALGLWQLDRRDQAAATVSTVQANYDREPIAYDPSLFDTYEESREWMPVEMTGTYDSANQRIVRNRPLNGRPGYEVLVPLRLQDGTAVVINRGWLPIGNREAGHPDEVPQAPEGEVTVTARIRPGEPVLNRSAPEGQLASIDLAGYGAQLDYPMHAAAYGLLASESPAPATTPVAPAKPAIDLGPHLSYSMQWFAFGVLLFVGFGYAVRQQYRLDHEDELDAPAPVRTRRRPSSEEEEDAILDARGL; encoded by the coding sequence ATGGTCCTGGCCGCAGCCTGCACTGCCCTCGGTCTATGGCAGCTCGACCGTCGGGACCAGGCCGCAGCAACAGTGAGCACCGTGCAGGCCAACTACGATCGTGAGCCGATCGCCTATGATCCGAGCCTGTTCGACACCTACGAAGAGTCCCGCGAGTGGATGCCGGTGGAAATGACCGGCACCTATGATTCGGCGAACCAGCGCATCGTCCGGAACCGGCCACTGAACGGACGGCCCGGGTACGAGGTCCTGGTGCCCCTGCGGCTGCAGGACGGCACCGCCGTCGTTATCAACCGCGGCTGGCTGCCCATCGGGAACCGCGAGGCAGGCCATCCAGACGAGGTGCCGCAGGCACCGGAAGGCGAGGTCACGGTTACCGCGCGCATCCGGCCCGGAGAACCTGTCCTGAACCGTTCGGCGCCGGAAGGACAGCTTGCCTCCATCGATCTGGCCGGATACGGCGCACAGCTGGACTATCCGATGCACGCAGCTGCGTATGGACTCCTTGCCTCAGAATCCCCTGCCCCGGCAACCACACCCGTGGCGCCCGCAAAGCCCGCGATCGACCTCGGGCCGCATCTGTCCTACTCCATGCAGTGGTTCGCCTTCGGCGTCCTGCTCTTCGTGGGGTTCGGCTACGCCGTGCGTCAGCAGTACCGCCTCGACCACGAGGATGAGCTGGACGCGCCGGCACCCGTACGGACACGACGCCGGCCCTCCTCCGAAGAGGAAGAAGACGCCATCCTCGACGCCCGTGGGCTGTAG
- a CDS encoding SDR family oxidoreductase gives MGALQNTTAIVTGSSRGIGAEVARLLAEQGAAVVVNYRQKAPRANKVVAGIEAAGGRAVAVGADLTAPEGAKALVDAAVQNFGGLNLLVLNASGGMETGLGDDYALKLNRDAQVGMLSAALEVMPAGSRVVFVTSHQAHFINSVETMDAYEPVARSKRAGEDALREMIPNLTDRGISLVVVSGDMIEGTVTATLLDRAAPGAIEARRQEAGRLYTVEEFAAEIVKMVTSDVPTGHTEYVGGAEHFTR, from the coding sequence ATGGGTGCACTGCAGAACACGACCGCGATCGTCACGGGTTCGTCCCGCGGAATCGGGGCAGAGGTGGCGCGCCTGCTCGCCGAGCAGGGGGCCGCCGTCGTCGTCAACTACCGGCAGAAGGCGCCCCGCGCGAACAAGGTCGTCGCGGGAATTGAGGCCGCCGGCGGCCGCGCGGTAGCCGTGGGTGCAGATCTCACCGCGCCTGAGGGGGCGAAGGCGCTCGTCGACGCGGCTGTGCAGAACTTCGGCGGACTGAACCTCCTCGTGCTCAACGCATCCGGCGGCATGGAGACCGGCCTTGGCGACGATTACGCGCTGAAGCTGAACCGGGATGCGCAGGTAGGGATGCTCTCAGCCGCACTCGAGGTCATGCCTGCCGGATCGCGCGTGGTATTCGTCACGAGCCACCAGGCCCACTTCATCAACTCCGTCGAAACGATGGATGCATACGAGCCCGTAGCACGCAGCAAGCGCGCAGGCGAGGACGCCCTGCGTGAGATGATTCCGAACCTGACCGACCGCGGCATCTCCCTGGTCGTGGTGTCCGGCGACATGATCGAGGGCACTGTCACCGCCACCCTGCTGGACCGGGCTGCACCCGGTGCGATTGAAGCGCGCAGGCAGGAAGCCGGACGCCTCTACACCGTGGAGGAGTTTGCAGCGGAGATCGTGAAGATGGTCACCTCCGATGTACCCACCGGCCACACCGAGTACGTGGGCGGCGCGGAGCACTTCACCCGCTGA
- a CDS encoding DUF3099 domain-containing protein gives MIKLRHQFERNPDVHNISDAREAHSDEMRRRMIKYSLSMGIRLVCLILVFVVEGWLQWVMIAGAVFLPYFAVIIANGGSDTSNLGHSETLLDRAPAPELEAAAPVAEEEGPMTLQGEIVPDEPDQSREDGKREA, from the coding sequence ATGATCAAGCTGCGCCATCAGTTCGAACGCAACCCGGATGTGCACAACATCAGTGATGCCCGGGAGGCGCACAGCGATGAGATGCGCCGCCGGATGATCAAGTACTCGCTGTCCATGGGCATCCGCCTGGTGTGCCTGATCCTGGTGTTCGTGGTCGAGGGCTGGCTGCAGTGGGTGATGATTGCAGGCGCCGTCTTCCTTCCCTACTTCGCGGTGATCATCGCGAACGGCGGCAGCGACACGAGCAACCTCGGGCACAGCGAGACATTGCTCGATCGGGCGCCGGCCCCGGAACTCGAGGCGGCGGCACCAGTGGCCGAGGAGGAAGGGCCGATGACCCTTCAGGGGGAGATCGTGCCGGATGAGCCGGACCAAAGCAGAGAGGACGGAAAGCGGGAAGCATGA
- the serB gene encoding phosphoserine phosphatase SerB: MTETFRVVSFGTRLEGSHRSKVRRAVQATGAVVVGESTDDAGAYQVATLTVSSDEGIETLRTALAPLVTEETGVAVVPPALLGEGTKLLIMDVDSTLIKQEVIELLAAHAGREAEVAAVTESAMRGELDFAQSLHARVAVLAGLGEGVIEDVGTRIELSEGAEHLIEAFLEAGHLVAVVSGGFSQILEPLAARLRLSHAKANLLGVDAGSLTGTVIGPVVDRAEKERCLRAWAEAAGIPLERTVAVGDGANDLDMLAAAGLGVAFNSKPAVRAAADVAVDFPYLDVVRHFVRL; the protein is encoded by the coding sequence GTGACGGAGACGTTCAGGGTAGTCAGCTTCGGCACCCGGTTGGAAGGATCGCACCGCTCCAAGGTGCGCCGGGCAGTGCAGGCGACCGGCGCCGTCGTCGTCGGGGAAAGCACGGACGACGCCGGCGCCTACCAGGTGGCCACGCTCACCGTGAGCTCGGATGAGGGGATAGAAACTTTACGGACCGCTCTTGCGCCGCTGGTGACTGAGGAAACCGGCGTCGCGGTGGTACCTCCGGCCCTGCTGGGCGAGGGAACGAAGCTGCTGATCATGGATGTGGATTCAACCCTTATCAAGCAGGAGGTCATCGAACTCCTCGCCGCCCATGCCGGCCGTGAAGCCGAAGTGGCTGCCGTGACCGAGTCGGCCATGCGGGGCGAACTGGACTTCGCGCAGAGCCTCCACGCCCGCGTGGCGGTCCTGGCCGGGCTGGGCGAGGGAGTGATTGAGGACGTCGGAACCCGGATTGAGCTCAGCGAGGGAGCAGAACACCTGATCGAGGCGTTCCTCGAAGCCGGGCATCTGGTTGCGGTTGTCTCGGGAGGGTTCAGCCAGATCCTGGAACCGCTGGCCGCACGGCTGAGGCTATCCCACGCCAAGGCGAACCTCCTCGGTGTCGACGCCGGCTCGCTGACCGGCACAGTCATCGGGCCCGTCGTTGACCGGGCCGAGAAGGAACGCTGCCTCCGTGCGTGGGCCGAGGCGGCGGGTATCCCCCTCGAACGGACCGTCGCGGTGGGCGACGGCGCCAACGACCTCGACATGCTCGCTGCAGCCGGCCTTGGTGTGGCTTTTAATTCGAAGCCTGCAGTCCGCGCCGCCGCGGACGTCGCAGTGGATTTCCCCTACCTGGACGTCGTACGCCACTTCGTGCGGCTCTGA
- a CDS encoding sulfite exporter TauE/SafE family protein, translated as MDLLRDALILVGGLWAGTINTIVGSGTLVTFPILIALGYAPVTASISNAMGLVAGNMSGAWGYRSELKGSGRTLLKLLPASLLGGVTGAALLLNLPETVFGLVAPFLIVVALGFVIFQPKLQRWVRRRAEARPAAPSHPLALTILVFLAGVYGGYFVAAQGILLVGILGVFLHGTMQAANAMKNVLVLGVNLIAAVSYMIFAFDRIDWWVVLLIAVGSLAGGFVGSLVGRRLPPVALRSVIVVLGLVALYVMISRLVN; from the coding sequence GTGGACTTACTGCGCGATGCGCTGATCCTTGTAGGTGGGCTGTGGGCGGGAACCATCAACACGATTGTCGGATCGGGAACGCTGGTTACCTTTCCCATTCTCATCGCTCTGGGGTATGCCCCGGTCACGGCGTCCATCAGCAATGCGATGGGGCTTGTAGCCGGAAACATGTCCGGTGCGTGGGGCTACCGTTCCGAACTCAAGGGCAGCGGCCGCACGCTGCTGAAGCTGCTTCCGGCCTCGCTGCTGGGCGGGGTCACCGGGGCGGCGCTGCTGCTCAACCTGCCGGAGACGGTATTCGGGCTGGTCGCGCCCTTCCTCATCGTTGTCGCACTTGGCTTTGTCATCTTCCAGCCGAAGCTGCAGCGGTGGGTACGACGGCGGGCTGAGGCGCGCCCGGCTGCGCCGTCACATCCCCTCGCGCTGACCATCCTGGTTTTCCTCGCCGGAGTTTACGGAGGCTACTTCGTTGCAGCCCAGGGGATTCTTCTCGTCGGCATCCTCGGCGTCTTCCTGCACGGCACAATGCAGGCCGCAAACGCCATGAAGAACGTCCTGGTGCTGGGCGTGAACCTGATCGCGGCGGTCTCCTACATGATCTTCGCCTTCGACCGGATCGACTGGTGGGTGGTCCTGCTGATTGCCGTCGGCTCCCTGGCGGGCGGATTTGTCGGTTCACTCGTGGGGCGGCGGCTTCCGCCTGTCGCTCTGCGCAGCGTGATCGTGGTGCTCGGCCTGGTTGCCCTCTACGTGATGATTTCCAGGCTGGTGAACTGA
- a CDS encoding ABC-F family ATP-binding cassette domain-containing protein, with the protein MITVSNLELRAGARLLMDQVSFRVDRGDKIGLVGRNGAGKTTLTRVLAGEGLPAAGTVTRTGDIGYLPQDPRTPNMEQLARDRILSARNLDVVVGKLRETQERMASDDAAVRDKAMARYDRLEAEFLAHGGYAAEAEAAAISSNLALPERILNQPLKTLSGGQRRRVELARILYSGAETMLLDEPTNHLDADSITWLRDFLKNHQGGLIVISHDVDLLEATVNKVFHLDANRSTIDLYNMGWKRYLQQRETDERARKRERANAEKKAQVLMDQANKMRAKATKAVAAQNMAKRAERMLSGLDAVRAQDRVAALRFPEPAPCGRTPMMAEGLSKSYGSLEIFTDVDLAIDRGSKVVILGLNGAGKTTLLRMLAGVDQPDTGKIVPGHGLKVGYYAQEHETLDTQRTVLENMRTAAPDMRDAEVRGILGSFLFSGDDVDKPAGVLSGGEKTRLALATIVASSANVLLLDEPTNNLDPASREEILGALRNYTGAVVLVSHDEGAVDALNPERVVLLPDGVEDLWNEDYLELVTLA; encoded by the coding sequence GTGATCACCGTGTCGAATCTGGAGTTGCGCGCGGGCGCACGCCTGCTCATGGACCAGGTGTCCTTCCGGGTAGACCGCGGCGACAAGATCGGCCTTGTGGGACGCAACGGTGCCGGCAAGACCACGCTCACGCGCGTCCTGGCCGGCGAAGGCCTACCCGCCGCGGGAACAGTTACACGCACCGGCGACATCGGCTACCTCCCGCAGGATCCCCGCACGCCGAACATGGAGCAGCTTGCCCGAGACCGCATTCTTTCCGCTCGGAACCTCGACGTAGTTGTCGGCAAGCTGCGGGAGACCCAGGAGCGGATGGCCAGCGACGACGCCGCTGTACGCGACAAGGCCATGGCGCGCTACGACCGGCTCGAGGCTGAATTCCTCGCCCATGGCGGCTACGCCGCGGAAGCTGAAGCCGCAGCCATCTCCTCGAACCTCGCGCTGCCGGAGCGGATCCTCAACCAACCGCTGAAGACGCTGTCCGGCGGGCAGCGCCGCCGCGTCGAACTGGCCCGGATCCTCTACTCGGGCGCCGAAACGATGCTGCTGGACGAGCCGACCAACCACCTGGACGCGGACTCGATCACTTGGCTGCGCGACTTCCTGAAGAACCACCAGGGTGGCCTGATCGTGATCAGCCACGATGTTGACCTGCTTGAGGCGACCGTCAACAAGGTCTTCCACCTCGACGCCAACCGCTCCACGATCGACCTCTACAACATGGGCTGGAAGCGTTACCTCCAGCAGCGCGAGACAGACGAGCGGGCCCGCAAGCGTGAGCGGGCAAATGCGGAGAAGAAGGCCCAGGTGCTGATGGATCAGGCCAACAAGATGCGGGCCAAGGCCACCAAGGCCGTGGCTGCCCAGAACATGGCCAAGCGCGCCGAGCGCATGCTGTCCGGCCTTGACGCGGTCCGCGCGCAGGATCGGGTGGCGGCGCTGCGCTTCCCGGAGCCCGCGCCCTGCGGTCGTACGCCGATGATGGCCGAGGGCCTCAGCAAGTCCTACGGTTCGCTGGAAATCTTCACCGACGTCGACCTGGCCATCGACCGCGGCTCCAAGGTGGTGATCCTCGGCCTGAACGGTGCCGGCAAGACGACGCTCCTGCGCATGCTCGCTGGGGTGGATCAGCCAGATACGGGGAAGATCGTTCCCGGTCACGGACTGAAGGTCGGCTACTACGCGCAGGAGCACGAAACGTTGGACACCCAGCGCACCGTGCTGGAGAACATGCGAACTGCTGCCCCCGATATGCGGGACGCCGAGGTGCGCGGCATCCTCGGTTCATTCCTGTTCTCGGGTGACGACGTCGACAAACCTGCCGGAGTGCTCTCGGGTGGAGAGAAGACCCGTCTGGCGCTTGCCACGATTGTGGCGTCCTCAGCCAATGTCCTGCTGCTCGACGAGCCCACCAACAACCTCGACCCGGCCAGCCGCGAGGAGATCTTGGGCGCGCTGCGGAACTACACCGGCGCCGTCGTTCTGGTGAGCCATGACGAGGGTGCGGTGGACGCATTGAATCCCGAGCGGGTGGTGCTGCTGCCCGACGGGGTCGAGGACCTGTGGAACGAGGACTACCTGGAACTGGTGACGCTGGCCTAG
- a CDS encoding biotin transporter BioY, with the protein MHKTNPVQHSPLAEAPARPRRSWSATDLSLIAVFAAVVATSAILPAIPVGQVGVPITLQTLAIMVTGIVLGPWRAGAALTLYVAVGLAGLPIFSQFRGGLGVLFGPSAGYIIAFPVAAVVVGFLARLVFRKVSRLRLLALFAACTVTSLTITHPFGIVGMMINAKLDLGAAIAADVVFLPGDILKNLAAAAIGLSVVKAFPRLQGRSASRR; encoded by the coding sequence ATGCACAAGACAAATCCGGTCCAGCACTCTCCGCTCGCCGAAGCTCCTGCGCGGCCCCGCCGCTCCTGGAGTGCGACCGATCTTTCCCTGATCGCGGTCTTTGCGGCCGTAGTGGCCACCAGCGCTATTCTACCCGCTATACCGGTGGGCCAGGTTGGCGTGCCCATCACCCTCCAGACCCTCGCGATCATGGTGACCGGCATCGTCCTGGGCCCGTGGCGCGCAGGGGCCGCCCTTACTCTCTATGTCGCCGTCGGGCTTGCCGGCCTGCCCATCTTCAGCCAGTTCCGCGGCGGCCTCGGTGTACTGTTCGGCCCTTCGGCCGGCTACATCATCGCGTTCCCGGTTGCCGCCGTCGTCGTCGGCTTCCTTGCCCGCCTGGTGTTCCGCAAAGTCTCCCGCCTGCGCCTGCTCGCCCTCTTCGCCGCCTGCACCGTCACCAGCCTCACCATCACCCATCCGTTCGGCATCGTGGGCATGATGATCAACGCCAAGCTGGACCTGGGAGCGGCCATCGCTGCGGACGTCGTGTTCCTGCCCGGTGACATCCTGAAGAACCTCGCCGCGGCGGCCATCGGACTCAGCGTGGTCAAGGCCTTCCCGCGCCTGCAGGGCCGGTCGGCGTCTCGCCGCTGA